From one Phycisphaerales bacterium genomic stretch:
- the rsmG gene encoding 16S rRNA (guanine(527)-N(7))-methyltransferase RsmG: MIPPGFEQRLADLGIELDSGDLPRLQRFLELLLRRNEQFNLTAIRDENEAWERHILDSLTLIGPLADSGAETVADVGSGGGLPGVPLAICLPDVSFTLIEATGKKAAFLREAIETLGLSNARVVQGRAETLGRDHHAFREQFDAVIARAVGPLRVLLELTVPLAKIGGFVLAVKGEKADAELSDARAALHALHAVHAQTISTPTGRIVVIEKQRKTPRQYPRLPGEPKRKPL, translated from the coding sequence ATGATCCCGCCGGGTTTTGAACAGCGTCTGGCTGATCTGGGCATCGAACTCGACTCCGGCGATCTGCCGCGCCTTCAGCGATTCCTCGAGCTGCTGCTGCGGCGCAACGAGCAGTTCAACCTCACCGCGATCCGCGACGAGAACGAGGCGTGGGAAAGGCACATTCTCGACAGCCTCACGCTCATCGGGCCGCTGGCGGACAGCGGCGCCGAAACGGTTGCTGATGTGGGCAGTGGCGGCGGCCTGCCGGGCGTTCCTCTGGCCATCTGCCTGCCCGACGTGTCATTCACACTCATCGAGGCCACTGGAAAGAAGGCGGCCTTTCTGCGCGAAGCGATCGAGACGCTCGGACTGAGCAACGCGCGAGTCGTACAGGGGCGCGCGGAAACCCTCGGCCGCGACCATCACGCCTTTCGCGAACAGTTTGATGCCGTGATCGCGCGCGCGGTTGGCCCGCTTCGCGTGCTGCTCGAGTTGACGGTGCCGCTGGCCAAGATCGGCGGGTTTGTTCTCGCCGTGAAAGGCGAGAAGGCCGATGCCGAACTGTCAGACGCCAGAGCGGCACTGCACGCGCTGCACGCCGTGCATGCGCAAACGATCTCTACTCCGACTGGGCGGATTGTCGTGATCGAAAAGCAGCGCAAGACGCCGCGGCAGTATCCGCGATTGCCCGGCGAGCCAAAGCGCAAGCCGCTGTAG
- a CDS encoding response regulator — MPREKDVLTTGEVAKICNVAPRTVSKWFDSGQLRGYRIPGSKDRRIPLNGLIRFMKQHGIPLEGLVSGQTRVLVVDGEQEIVDTLQKLLAEHGNYEVRTATASFGAGIECERFRPNVLLTDIDIERIDGRGLAKMVRSQDDLQMTKIIGMSAKLTDGQTHQLRMSGFDGFLKKPFNLRQAIAAIEEVLALVY; from the coding sequence ATGCCGCGTGAGAAAGATGTATTGACGACCGGGGAAGTCGCCAAAATCTGCAATGTCGCGCCTCGCACCGTGTCCAAGTGGTTCGACTCGGGGCAGCTGCGCGGCTACCGGATCCCCGGCTCCAAGGACCGGCGCATCCCGCTCAACGGCCTCATCCGATTCATGAAGCAGCACGGCATTCCGCTCGAGGGCCTTGTCTCCGGCCAGACCCGCGTGCTCGTCGTTGACGGCGAGCAGGAGATCGTGGACACGCTTCAGAAACTCCTCGCCGAACACGGCAACTACGAGGTCCGCACGGCGACCGCCAGTTTCGGCGCGGGCATCGAGTGCGAGCGCTTCCGCCCCAACGTCCTGCTCACCGACATCGACATCGAGCGCATCGACGGCCGGGGATTGGCAAAGATGGTCCGCTCGCAGGACGACCTGCAGATGACCAAGATCATCGGCATGAGCGCCAAACTCACCGACGGGCAGACGCACCAGTTGCGAATGTCAGGCTTTGACGGCTTCCTCAAGAAGCCCTTCAACCTGCGCCAGGCCATCGCCGCGATCGAAGAAGTCCTCGCGCTGGTGTATTGA
- a CDS encoding lysophospholipid acyltransferase family protein produces MARNESYILNQSAYVGVRALGTLMQCFEVNDVMAAVGGIGDLWYRRDQRRRERSLAHIRASLPHLSAGESSELCRLSMRHLLQTFAVELLFTPRLVTPSTWPRYVRLGDVRRAMPILTADRPAIFLSGHCGNFELLGFTLATFGFPMTALARPLDLPRLSDWLFDIREKRGMTILTKFGATEQVAQLIEQGRRVAFIADQNAGDRGLFVPFFGRLASAYKSIGLLAMRYDVPIICGFARRDRPDVFRYTLDLADVIEPADWKCQSDPLYYITARYTRSIEEMVRQAPEQYFWVHRRWKSRPPHERAGRPVPDSLREKIAALPWITDSEVQQIIEQSERESALAR; encoded by the coding sequence GTGGCGCGTAACGAGTCCTACATCCTCAATCAGTCTGCGTACGTGGGCGTGCGCGCCTTGGGCACGCTCATGCAGTGCTTTGAGGTCAACGACGTCATGGCGGCTGTGGGGGGGATCGGCGATCTGTGGTATCGCCGCGACCAGCGACGCAGGGAGCGATCACTGGCCCACATTCGAGCCAGCCTGCCGCACCTGAGCGCCGGCGAATCAAGCGAGTTGTGCCGGCTGTCTATGCGCCACCTGCTTCAGACCTTCGCAGTCGAGTTGCTCTTCACGCCCAGGCTCGTCACGCCGAGCACCTGGCCGCGCTATGTGCGGCTGGGCGACGTCCGCCGCGCGATGCCGATACTGACTGCCGACCGGCCCGCGATCTTCCTCTCGGGCCACTGCGGCAATTTCGAACTGCTCGGCTTCACCCTGGCCACGTTTGGCTTTCCGATGACGGCCCTGGCCCGCCCGCTCGATCTCCCGCGCCTCAGCGACTGGCTCTTTGACATCCGCGAGAAGCGCGGCATGACGATCCTCACCAAATTCGGCGCCACCGAGCAGGTCGCGCAACTCATCGAGCAGGGGCGCCGCGTCGCATTCATCGCCGACCAGAACGCGGGCGATCGAGGGCTGTTTGTGCCATTCTTCGGCCGGCTGGCCTCGGCGTACAAGTCCATCGGACTGCTGGCCATGCGCTACGACGTGCCGATCATCTGCGGCTTCGCCCGGCGCGATCGGCCCGACGTGTTCCGCTACACGCTGGACCTGGCCGACGTCATCGAGCCTGCCGACTGGAAGTGCCAGAGCGACCCGCTGTACTACATCACCGCCCGGTACACGCGCTCGATCGAGGAGATGGTGCGGCAGGCCCCCGAGCAGTACTTCTGGGTGCATCGCCGCTGGAAGTCGCGGCCGCCGCACGAACGGGCCGGCAGGCCGGTGCCCGACTCGCTCCGCGAGAAGATCGCCGCGCTGCCGTGGATAACCGATTCGGAAGTGCAGCAGATTATCGAGCAGAGCGAGCGCGAATCGGCACTGGCCCGATAG
- the mgtE gene encoding magnesium transporter, with product MSSGPEQHDQPEAPVDRAPIAGELAKTPIESARPLLEDVTAESPLDQTVARILSAPELVNVDVLAPAVQALEPADAADALEEIEMDAAANVVVRMPEDEAAADIAAMETPWAVEVLRQVMTDYGAEIACRYLDRMEADDAVDILQAMTEEERERLFDVLPPASAVHLKQLLRFDPETAGGMMTIEFVKVRRDATVAQAIESLRRQHDVEFNQVYCVDSKQHLVGTVSPKSLIVASATDPIEDLVDDELDYLRPETDREEIAAAFERYDYNEMPVVDHAGRLLGIVTVDDVLDIIRAEHTEDAYKMVGAGMGEAVYSSIWQKFRGRFPWLVVNVFTSMVAAMVVLQFDHLIAELAILAVLMPVIANQAGNAGQQSLAVTLRGLVLGEVRGRRAWPLVRREVTVGVLNGFLVGACIGLIVAAMTLLGLRSVQWELGIVIALAMTASVGTGCLAGSAMPLVLDRYGFDPATGSTIFLTMVTDSVSFLTFLGLASVLQRLLLAPPGG from the coding sequence ATGTCCAGCGGACCGGAGCAACACGACCAGCCGGAGGCGCCCGTGGATCGCGCGCCGATCGCCGGCGAACTCGCCAAGACGCCGATTGAAAGCGCGCGGCCGCTGCTTGAGGATGTGACGGCCGAGTCTCCGCTCGATCAGACGGTTGCGCGGATTCTCTCCGCGCCTGAACTCGTCAATGTCGACGTGCTCGCTCCGGCGGTGCAGGCCCTCGAGCCTGCCGACGCCGCCGACGCCCTCGAAGAGATCGAGATGGATGCCGCGGCCAACGTGGTCGTGCGCATGCCCGAAGACGAGGCGGCCGCCGACATCGCCGCGATGGAGACGCCCTGGGCCGTCGAGGTGCTCCGGCAGGTGATGACCGACTACGGTGCGGAGATCGCCTGCCGCTACCTCGACCGGATGGAAGCCGACGACGCCGTCGACATCCTCCAGGCCATGACCGAGGAGGAGCGCGAGCGCCTCTTTGACGTGCTCCCGCCCGCCAGCGCCGTGCATCTCAAGCAACTGCTGCGATTCGATCCCGAGACGGCCGGCGGCATGATGACCATCGAATTTGTCAAGGTGCGGCGCGACGCCACGGTGGCGCAGGCCATCGAGTCGCTCCGCCGCCAGCATGACGTCGAGTTTAACCAGGTCTATTGCGTGGATTCGAAGCAGCACCTCGTGGGCACGGTGTCGCCCAAGAGCCTGATCGTCGCGTCGGCTACGGATCCGATCGAAGATCTGGTCGACGACGAACTGGACTACCTGCGCCCCGAAACCGACCGCGAAGAGATCGCCGCCGCGTTTGAGCGTTACGACTACAACGAGATGCCCGTGGTCGATCACGCCGGCCGGCTGCTGGGCATCGTGACGGTCGATGACGTGCTCGACATCATCCGCGCCGAGCACACCGAAGACGCGTACAAGATGGTCGGCGCCGGCATGGGCGAGGCGGTCTACAGCAGCATCTGGCAGAAGTTTCGCGGACGCTTTCCCTGGCTGGTCGTGAACGTCTTTACGTCCATGGTGGCGGCGATGGTGGTGCTGCAGTTCGATCACCTCATTGCCGAACTGGCGATCCTTGCCGTCTTGATGCCCGTCATCGCCAACCAGGCCGGCAACGCCGGCCAGCAGTCGCTGGCGGTCACGCTGCGCGGCCTGGTGCTGGGCGAAGTCCGCGGCCGGCGAGCCTGGCCGCTGGTGCGGCGCGAAGTCACCGTGGGCGTGCTCAACGGGTTCCTCGTCGGTGCGTGCATTGGACTGATCGTGGCGGCGATGACGCTGCTTGGCCTGCGCAGCGTGCAGTGGGAACTGGGAATCGTCATAGCGCTGGCCATGACCGCGTCAGTGGGGACGGGCTGCCTGGCGGGCTCGGCGATGCCGCTGGTGCTCGATCGGTATGGCTTCGATCCGGCAACGGGATCGACGATTTTCCTGACCATGGTGACGGATTCGGTCAGTTTTCTCACCTTCCTCGGCCTGGCGAGCGTGCTCCAGCGGCTGCTGCTGGCACCGCCCGGCGGCTGA
- a CDS encoding iron ABC transporter permease, whose amino-acid sequence MRLRLLGQQVLVLALLAVLAVFLIWPIVLTVRGGFVGPDGAFSLAPIRLVFADPSLRESLASSAMIAAVTTALAVAMSLPLAVVSARYAFAGKRLWNALVLVPLVLPPFVGAIGMKHILGRAGSLNALLGTELDVLGQGKFWGVVIVEALHLYPIVYLNVLSALANLDPTLDEAGRNLGAGGWLRFRRITLPLIRPGIFAGATIVFVWSFTELGTPLMFDMRHVLPVQVFYQLKEMESSAQPYALTVVMLVAAMLLYALGKGVFGSRGHAMYSKASIRSEERPLGPAGTLGAWLLFAAVIVPAMLPHIGVIAASFAAPGQWYHSVLPLQWTTDHYSDALGHSLAMGSIANSLKYATISMLLTLVIGTLIGYLIARGRVFGRGLLDALSMLPLAVPGMVLAFGYVAMTLAPPFSWGREAEGWRAWLAPLAERFDVLGPEANPLLLLVIAYAVRRLPYMVRSVTAGLEQTAVELEEAARNLGAGPLRTLSVITLPLIMANLIAGGLLVFSFSMLEVSDSLILAQREVHYPMTKAIYTLYQRLGDGEYIASAMGVWGMLLLIVTLTGASVLMGRKAGALFRV is encoded by the coding sequence ATGAGACTTCGGCTGCTTGGGCAACAGGTTCTGGTTCTGGCGCTGCTGGCGGTGCTGGCGGTGTTCCTGATCTGGCCCATTGTGCTCACCGTGCGGGGCGGCTTTGTCGGCCCGGATGGCGCGTTTTCGTTGGCGCCGATCCGGCTTGTTTTTGCCGACCCGTCGCTTCGCGAGAGCCTGGCGAGCTCGGCGATGATCGCCGCAGTTACCACGGCCCTGGCGGTCGCGATGTCGCTGCCGCTGGCCGTCGTTTCGGCGCGATACGCCTTTGCGGGCAAGCGGCTCTGGAACGCGCTGGTGCTCGTGCCGCTCGTGCTGCCGCCGTTCGTGGGCGCCATCGGCATGAAGCACATCCTCGGCCGGGCCGGTTCGCTCAACGCGCTGCTGGGAACCGAACTCGACGTGCTCGGGCAGGGCAAGTTCTGGGGCGTGGTCATCGTCGAAGCGCTGCACCTCTACCCGATTGTCTACCTGAACGTGCTCTCCGCCCTGGCGAATCTGGATCCCACGCTCGACGAAGCCGGCCGCAACCTTGGCGCCGGCGGTTGGCTGCGCTTCCGGCGCATCACGCTGCCTCTCATCCGGCCGGGGATCTTTGCAGGCGCCACGATTGTCTTTGTGTGGTCATTTACCGAACTGGGCACGCCGCTCATGTTCGACATGCGCCACGTACTGCCCGTGCAGGTGTTTTACCAGTTGAAGGAGATGGAGTCGTCGGCCCAGCCTTACGCGCTCACGGTAGTCATGCTGGTCGCGGCAATGCTGCTGTACGCGCTGGGCAAAGGCGTCTTCGGCTCGCGCGGCCATGCGATGTACTCCAAGGCGTCAATCCGATCCGAAGAGCGGCCGCTGGGACCGGCGGGGACTTTGGGCGCCTGGCTGCTGTTCGCGGCGGTCATCGTTCCGGCAATGCTGCCGCACATCGGCGTGATCGCGGCGAGTTTCGCCGCACCCGGCCAGTGGTACCACTCCGTGCTCCCGCTGCAGTGGACAACGGATCACTACAGCGATGCGCTCGGCCACAGCCTGGCGATGGGCTCAATTGCCAATTCGCTCAAGTACGCGACGATTTCGATGCTGCTCACGCTGGTGATCGGCACGCTCATCGGATACCTCATCGCGCGCGGCCGGGTGTTCGGGCGCGGATTGCTTGATGCGCTGTCCATGCTGCCGCTGGCCGTGCCGGGCATGGTGCTCGCCTTCGGCTACGTGGCGATGACGTTGGCTCCGCCCTTCAGCTGGGGCCGTGAGGCGGAGGGTTGGCGAGCATGGCTGGCGCCGCTGGCCGAACGGTTCGACGTCCTTGGTCCGGAGGCCAATCCCCTGCTGCTGCTCGTGATTGCCTACGCCGTTCGCCGCCTGCCGTACATGGTGCGCTCGGTGACTGCGGGCCTCGAACAGACCGCCGTGGAACTCGAAGAGGCGGCTCGCAACCTCGGCGCCGGGCCGCTGCGGACGCTCTCGGTCATCACGCTGCCGCTGATCATGGCGAACCTGATTGCAGGCGGCCTGCTCGTGTTCAGCTTCTCGATGCTCGAAGTCTCCGACTCGCTGATCCTCGCGCAGCGCGAGGTGCACTACCCGATGACCAAGGCGATCTACACGCTCTACCAGCGTCTGGGAGACGGCGAGTACATCGCGTCGGCCATGGGCGTCTGGGGCATGCTGCTGCTCATCGTGACGCTGACGGGCGCTTCGGTGCTCATGGGCCGAAAGGCCGGTGCGCTGTTTCGCGTGTGA
- a CDS encoding response regulator transcription factor, producing MVSIADQRDHLNALTDCIIAMSRIHAAAPAEWLTAAAEIIRTHLAPRQVVSLWDGKGADASRWEFIHLGVSATQPAEAARWNSQFMHTLDDAGITPSVIAETVQTSIAGRLTRGRYESDHERRTFEAYSRRLGVESLDYFGGPLDKGEPRRETGRTLFLSVWSAERVAADDAGRRAALLQAWRAAEGLYIEAMSKGPARMASLRQRLTPGQLRVAEMLAQGLSKREVAARLQRSEHTIHDHTKSIYQALDVSTRAEFMALWSGTAERAE from the coding sequence ATGGTCAGCATTGCCGACCAGCGCGATCATCTCAACGCGCTGACTGATTGCATCATCGCGATGTCCAGAATTCACGCCGCCGCACCTGCGGAATGGCTGACGGCCGCGGCGGAGATCATCCGAACCCACCTGGCCCCGCGCCAGGTCGTCTCCCTCTGGGACGGGAAAGGGGCGGATGCATCCCGATGGGAGTTCATCCACCTTGGCGTCAGCGCCACCCAGCCCGCGGAGGCCGCCCGCTGGAACAGCCAATTCATGCATACGCTCGACGACGCGGGAATCACTCCCAGCGTGATCGCCGAGACGGTCCAAACGTCCATTGCAGGTCGCCTCACGCGCGGCCGCTACGAATCGGACCACGAACGCCGGACCTTTGAGGCCTACTCGCGCCGGCTCGGCGTCGAATCGCTGGACTACTTCGGGGGCCCCCTGGACAAGGGGGAGCCTCGGCGCGAGACCGGACGGACGCTGTTTCTGTCCGTGTGGTCGGCTGAGCGAGTGGCGGCCGATGACGCAGGACGTCGGGCGGCCCTCCTTCAGGCCTGGCGGGCTGCGGAAGGGCTGTACATCGAGGCCATGAGCAAGGGACCCGCCCGCATGGCGTCGCTTCGCCAGCGCCTCACGCCTGGGCAGTTGCGCGTTGCCGAAATGCTCGCCCAGGGCCTGAGCAAGCGCGAAGTCGCCGCCAGGCTCCAGCGCAGCGAGCACACCATCCACGACCACACCAAGTCGATCTACCAGGCACTCGACGTCAGCACGCGAGCCGAATTCATGGCGCTCTGGTCGGGAACGGCTGAACGGGCCGAATAG
- a CDS encoding tyrosine--tRNA ligase produces MPQPDTTIDALLRGTAAVYTRDELAGRLAKASAAGRPLRVKLGLDPSSPDIHLGHTVVLGLMRRFQDLGHIAVLIIGDYTARIGDPTGKSKTRPMLTELEIDANAQTYLEQATRVLDADPSRLEVRRNSEWLSKLTFADTIRLASHMTVARMLERDTFDKRYKAGQPISVHEFLYPLMQGWDSVCIRADVELGGTDQTFNNLVGRDFQIANDQPPQIVITMPILRGLDGREKMSKSLGNYIGVTESADEMFGKTMSIPDDLMSEWFTLCTAVPADEIEALCDAQRTHPRQAKERLGREIVKRFHGPEAAQRAAQEFASRFREGNLPADLETHRLALESAGVLDLMREVGFAASNNEARRLVAQGGVSIDEQKVSDPTLTVPLKADGIILRVGKRRVCRIVRA; encoded by the coding sequence ATGCCACAACCGGATACGACGATCGACGCACTTCTGCGCGGTACGGCGGCAGTCTACACGCGCGATGAGCTCGCCGGCAGGCTCGCAAAGGCCAGCGCCGCCGGGCGTCCGCTGCGCGTGAAACTTGGCCTCGATCCGTCAAGCCCGGACATCCATCTCGGCCACACCGTGGTCCTCGGCCTGATGCGCCGATTTCAGGATCTCGGCCACATCGCGGTGCTCATCATCGGCGACTACACCGCTCGAATCGGCGACCCCACCGGCAAGTCCAAGACGAGGCCGATGCTCACCGAACTGGAGATCGACGCCAACGCCCAGACGTATCTCGAGCAGGCGACCCGTGTGCTCGACGCCGATCCGAGCCGGCTCGAAGTCCGCCGCAACAGCGAGTGGCTCTCGAAACTGACGTTTGCTGACACGATCCGCCTGGCGAGCCACATGACCGTGGCCCGCATGCTCGAGCGCGACACGTTCGACAAGCGATACAAGGCGGGTCAGCCGATCTCGGTGCACGAGTTTCTCTACCCACTCATGCAGGGTTGGGACTCGGTGTGCATCCGCGCCGACGTCGAACTCGGCGGCACCGACCAGACGTTCAACAACCTCGTCGGTCGCGACTTTCAGATCGCCAACGATCAGCCGCCGCAGATCGTGATTACCATGCCGATCCTGCGAGGGCTCGACGGGCGCGAGAAGATGAGCAAGTCGCTGGGCAATTACATCGGCGTGACGGAGAGCGCCGACGAGATGTTCGGCAAGACGATGTCGATCCCGGATGACCTCATGTCCGAGTGGTTCACGCTGTGCACCGCCGTCCCCGCCGACGAGATCGAAGCGCTGTGCGATGCGCAGCGCACGCACCCGCGCCAGGCCAAGGAGCGACTCGGCCGCGAAATCGTCAAGCGGTTCCACGGGCCCGAAGCGGCACAGCGCGCGGCGCAGGAATTCGCGTCCCGGTTTCGCGAGGGCAATCTTCCAGCCGATCTGGAGACGCACCGGCTGGCGCTCGAGTCGGCGGGCGTGCTCGACCTGATGCGCGAAGTCGGCTTTGCCGCCAGCAACAACGAGGCCCGCCGACTGGTCGCCCAGGGCGGCGTGAGCATCGACGAGCAGAAGGTCTCCGATCCGACGCTGACGGTGCCGCTCAAAGCGGACGGTATCATCCTCCGCGTGGGCAAGCGGCGCGTCTGCCGAATCGTCCGCGCATGA
- a CDS encoding methylated-DNA--[protein]-cysteine S-methyltransferase — MRAHQCSAATRVIPAAIGQLIIHLSADGSLRSQWRQLADEGGHVRRKGNSPWLDHVADRLRGYFAGDAIPDWSDVPTPEGPEFQRRCWEACRSIPHGQVRSYAELAEMAGSRMASRAAGQAMRCNPLSVIVPCHRVVASDGRLHGYAGTTNSASDALGIKRGLLSLERNAALAAAY, encoded by the coding sequence ATGAGAGCCCACCAGTGCAGCGCTGCCACGCGCGTCATCCCTGCGGCAATCGGACAGTTGATTATCCACTTGTCCGCTGATGGGTCGCTGCGATCGCAATGGCGGCAGCTGGCGGATGAAGGCGGCCATGTCCGCAGGAAAGGCAACTCGCCATGGCTCGACCACGTCGCGGATCGCCTGCGCGGCTACTTTGCCGGCGACGCCATCCCCGACTGGTCCGACGTGCCAACACCCGAGGGCCCCGAATTCCAGCGCCGCTGCTGGGAGGCTTGCCGGAGCATTCCGCACGGGCAGGTGCGCTCGTACGCCGAACTGGCGGAGATGGCGGGTTCGCGCATGGCTTCGCGCGCCGCGGGACAGGCGATGCGCTGCAACCCGCTTTCGGTCATTGTGCCATGCCATCGCGTCGTGGCCAGCGATGGCAGGCTGCACGGCTATGCGGGCACGACCAACAGCGCCAGCGATGCGCTGGGCATCAAGCGCGGCCTGCTCTCGCTTGAGCGCAACGCCGCGCTCGCCGCGGCTTATTGA